A region from the Lolium perenne isolate Kyuss_39 chromosome 4, Kyuss_2.0, whole genome shotgun sequence genome encodes:
- the LOC139839147 gene encoding uncharacterized protein has protein sequence MAAILKLAVGDGRGFDRLNRSIVVLIPKRQDAIEVGDSGPSAWFIVLASSSPRLLPIGLEADWGSWKISTRRVKGVFLKLDISRAFDSLSWPFLFEVLRQMGFGEKCRKWLALLLHTASVKILVNGVPGKSIKIVRGL, from the exons ATGGCGGCCATCTTGAAGCTTGCGGTTGGTGATGGCAGGGGTTTTGATAGGCTTAACAGGTCCATTGTGGTTTTGATCCCAAAGAGGCAGGATGCAATTGAGGTGGGGGATTCAGGCCCATCAGCTTGGTTCATAGTTTTGGCAAGCTCTTCTCCAAGATTATTGCCAATAGGCTTAGAGGCAGACTGGGGGAGTTG GAAGATCAGTACTAGGAGGGTCAAGGGAGTTTTTCTGAAGTTGGATATATCTAGAGCCTTCGACTCCCTGTCGTGGCCGTTCCTGTTTGAGGTGTTACGACAGATGGGTTTTGGGGAGAAGTGTCGCAAATGGCTGGCGCTCTTGTTGCATACAGCCAGCGTCAAGATCTTGGTGAATGGGGTGCCGGGGAAATCTATCAAAATCGTCCGAGgactctga
- the LOC139839148 gene encoding uncharacterized protein encodes MDNKQEILSLNVRGLNNLAKRDAVREFVVSVKVNVVALQETHLAVFDPFMVMQCLGPSFDGFAYLPAQETRGGILLAWDSSVVCVDQVSFDTFSLNAEVTAPGGEPWWVTVVYGPQRKEDKFLFLRELEERRALCIGPWLIIGDFNMILRASEKNNDNLDLGMMARFRDFVRSMELKDLYLHGRLFTWSNARENPTLTRIDRALVSVDWDLAFPDALLQALAASLSDHAPLHLSLNNGFRPKQRFKFEVFWTKIPGFQEALAEAWVCDDSIVDPFKRLDALFRNAAASLQAWSQRSVGNIKLQLSIANLIILRFDAAQDRRQLLPGELWLRNTLKATVLGLSSLERTIARQRSRMRWLREGDANTKLFHAIANGRRIKNFIPAIRVDDQLFTEQEDKEEAFF; translated from the coding sequence ATGGATAATAAACAAGAGATTTTAAGCTTGAATGTGAGAGGCCTCAACAATCTGGCCAAGAGAGATGCTGTCCGGGAGTTTGTAGTTTCAGTTAAGGTGAATGTGGTGGCGCTGCAGGAAACGCACTTAGCGGTTTTTGATCCCTTCATGGTTATGCAGTGTTTGGGACCTTCCTTCGATGGGTTTGCGTATCTGCCGGCGCAGGAGACTAGGGGAGGGATCCTCCTTGCCTGGGATTCCTCTGTCGTGTGTGTGGACCAAGTCTCGTTTGATACTTTTTCTCTGAATGCGGAGGTCACGGCCCCAGGAGGGGAGCCTTGGTGGGTTACGGTTGTGTATGGACCGCAACGTAAAGAAGACAAGTTTTTGTTCTTACGGGAGCTGGaggagaggagggccctgtgcatTGGGCCATGGCTCATAATTGGCGATTTTAACATGATCCTTAGGGCCTCTGAGAAAAACAATGATAATCTGGACTTGGGGATGATGGCTAGGTTCAGGGATTTTGTGAGGAGTATGGAGCTCAAGGACCTGTATCTGCATGGCAGATTGTTCACGTGGAGTAATGCTAGAGAGAATCCTACCTTAACAAGGATTGACAGGGCATTGGTGTCGGTTGATTGGGATTTGGCTTTCCCGGATGCTTTGCTGCAAGCTTTGGCAGCATCTTTATCGGATCACGCGCCACTACATTTGTCGCTCAACAATGGTTTCCGTCCCAAGCAGAGGTTTAAGTTCGAGGTGTTCTGGACAAAAATACCTGGTTTCCAGGAGGCGCTAGCGGAGGCCTGGGTTTGTGACGATAGTATTGTGGATCCGTTTAAAAGGCTGGACGCGTTGTTCAGGAATGCTGCGGCTTCTTTACAGGCGTGGAGTCAGAGATCGGTGGGTAATATCAAGCTGCAGTTGTCCATCGCCAACCTGATCATCCTCCGTTTCGATGCGGCGCAGGATAGGCGACAACTGTTGCCGGGGGAGTTGTGGCTGAGGAATACGCTCAAGGCCACTGTACTGGGGCTATCATCCCTTGAGAGAACAATTGCACGGCAGAGGTCACGGATGAGATGGCTGCGGGAGGGGGACGCAAACACGAAGCTTTTCCACGCGATTGCCAATGGGCGTAGGATCAAAAACTTCATCCCGGCTATCCGTGTTGATGATCAGCTGTTTACGGAGCAGGAAGATAAAGAGGAGGCTTTCTTTTAG